The stretch of DNA CGAGGTTGGCGACCTCATCGCGATCTTCCTCGCCGGCGCCTATGGCGCGAGCGCCAGCCCCGCGACCTTCCTGGGGCAGGGGCCAGCGCGCGAAATGCTCGTCTGACGCGCCAGAATCTGTTCCTTATCGGGACAATTTCCGACAAGCGCGGTCCAAACTTAGTTCAATACTAACATTATGTTCACCCTTTTCGAGCAATGGCGGAAGCTGACGCAATGGCTGTCGCCGCGGAGTTTCCGGACCGCGGTTCCCCTGACGGCTCGAAAGGTTGATGGATTATGGCTTCGTTCCCCTCGCTCCGCATCGCGCGCGCCGCGCTCGTGTCAGGCATCGCCGCGACCGCGCTGACGGGCTGCATGGGCGCCGGCGGCAACGCGCCGCAGCTGCCGAGCGCGAACTTCGTCCAGAACCAGGAAGGGCCGGGCGAGGAATATATCATCGGCCCGCTCGACGAGCTTCAGATCTTCGTTTGGCGCAACCCCGAACTCGGCGGCAAGGTACAGGTGCGCCCCGACGGCCGCATCACCACCCCGCTGATCACCGACATGCCCGCGGTAGGGAAAACCCCCACCATGCTGCAGCAGGACCTCAAGCTCCAGCTCAGCCAATATATCACCGACCCGATCGTCAGCGTCATCGTCACCAGCTTCAACAGCACCTTCTCGCAGCAGGTGCGCGTCGTCGGCGCGACCGAGAAACCCGCGTCGATCCCGTTCCGCGCCAACATGACCGTGCTCGACGCAATGATTGCAGTCGGCGGCCTCGGCGAATATGCCGCTGGAAACAAGGCGCGACTCGTCCGTTTCGACAAGGGCAGTGGGAAGCAGCAGGAGTTTGGCCTGCGGCTTAATGACCTGATCAAGCGCGGCGATATCAAAGCGAACGTGCGGCTGCAGCCCGGCGATGTGATCATCATCCCCGAAAGCATGTTCTGACCCCAGGCCGCCAACCCACCCATCTCCCAAGGATAGATTGCGAGCGATGACCAGCCTTTACGACGAATTCAGGGTAGCGCTGCACAGCGTCTGGACGCGCCGGTGGCTCGTGCTGGCGGTGGCGTGGGGCATCTGCATCCTCGGCTGGCTGGCGATCGCGTCGATCCCCAACCGTTATGACAGCCGCGCGCGCCTGCTCGTCGACGTCAACGAAATCCTGCCCGACGACGCGCAGATCGGCGGCGGACGCCCGCAGATCGACCAGATCCGCGAAACGCTGACCAGCGCGCGCAACATGGAAAAGGTCGCCGCAACGACCGGCCTGCTGCCCGCTGGCGCGAACGAGCGCGAAAAGGCGGGCGCGGTCGGCATGCTGCAAAAGAGCATCAAGGTCATCCCGCAGCAGGACAATATCTTCGAAATCACCTCGAGCGTCGCGGTCGGCAGCCTGTCGGACGCCGACAACGCCAAGCTCGCGTCGGGCGTGCTCGACAGCCTGATCACCGTGTTTCGCGACGACCAGCTGCGCGGCGGCCGGATGAACGCGCGCGAGGGGCTGAAATTCCTCGACGCCCAGATCGCCGACCGCGAAAAGGCGCTGCGCGAGGTCGAAGCGCGCCGCGCGGCGTTCGAGGCGCAGAATATCGGCCTGATCCCGGGCGGCAGCGGGTCGCCGGCGCAGCGCGTCGAAGCGGCGCGCGCCGAACTCGGCCAGATCGATTCGCAGCTCGTGTCGGCGCAGGCGCAGCTTGCGGCGGCAAACGGCCAGCTCTCCTCGACCCCCGCGACGATCAACGTCCCCGGCATGGGCGGCGTCGGCGGCGGCGTCGCGCGCCAGCAGCTTGCGGGCGCGCAGAACGAACTTTCGTCGATGCGTGCGCGCGGGCTGACCGACGCGCACCCCGACGTCATCGCGCTGAAAAGCCAGATCGCCTCGCTGAAAGCCATGGCCGACCGCGAAGGCGCGGGCGGCGGGAGTGGCGGCAATTCGCAGAACCCCGCCTATGCATCGCTGTCGGCGATGCGCGCCGAGCGGCAGGCGACGGTCAGCGCGCTGTCGTCGCGCAAGGCGCAGCTCACCGGCGACATCGCCAAGATCACCTCGCAGCAGATCCAGAACCCGGGCATCGCCGCCGAATATGACCGGATCAACGGCGAATATACCGCGTTCAAGGCGCAGTATGACAAATTGCTCGCGCAGCGCGAGCAGGTGCGCATGCGCGGCGAGGTGCAGACCGAAACCGACGCGATCAAGATCGAACTGCTCGATCCGCCGTCGAAACCGACAAGCCCCGCCGCGCCCAACCGGCCGCTGTTCCTGACGCTCGTGCTGCTCGCCGGTATCGGCGGGGGTGTCGGCGCCGCCTTCGGCCTCGGCCAGGTCCGCACCAGCTACGCGACCGCGGCAAAGCTCGAACGCGCCAGCGGCCTGCCGGTGATCGGATCGATTACCGAAGTCGTGACGGCAGAACGCCATCTCGACCGGCGCAAGAAACTCGTCTGGCTGGCGAGCGGCGGGGGCGCGCTCGTCGGGCTCTACGCCTTGCTGCTGGTCGCCGAATTCATCCAGCGCGGCATGGTTGCGTGACGGGGGACGATGACATGAACGACCAACGCAAAGTCAAGCGCCCGCCCTCGCTCCTCGAACGCGCGGCCGACATGTTCGGCCTCGATCCCGCCGCCAATGCGCCGACGATCGACGTGTCGAAGCTGCCGCCCGAAGCGCCCAAAAAGGCGAAGACGGCGAAGCCAGAACCCGCCGCGGAAGCGCCGCAGCCCGAAATTCTCGACCCCGTCGTCGAGGCGGCACCGTCCGTCGAGGCCGCGCCCGCCGCGCCCAAGCCGTCGCCGCGCAAGGACGTCGCCAAGGCCGCGCCCGCCATCGTGCCGACGCGGCAGGGAACGATCGACCGCGCGCGCCTCGCTTCGCGCGGCATGATCGTGCCCGGTACGCCGGTGACGGGCATTTCTGAAGAATATCGCATCGTGAAGCGCGAGCTGATCCGCAATTTCGGCGGCGTCGGCAATCGCCCGATCCTGCCGCGCGGCCACCGCGTGCTGATCGCGTCGGCGAACCCGGGCGAGGGCAAGACCTTCTCGGCGGTCAATCTCGCGCTGAGCCTCGCGGTCGAGGCCGATCATGACGTGCTGCTGATCGACGCCGACATCGCCAAACCGAGCGTGCTCGAAGCGCTGGGTCTCGATGATGGCCCCGGCCTGATGGACGCGCTCGCCGATCCGCATCTGCCGCTTGGCGACTGCCTGATCCAGACCGACATCCCGGGCCTGAAGGTCATGCCCGCGGGCACCGGGCATATGCACGACACCGAACTTCTCGCGTCGGCGCGGACCGAGGCTTTGCTCGCGCAGCTCGAACAGGGCGCGCCGGGCCGCATCCTCATCATCGATTCGCCGCCGGTGCTCGCGGCGTCGCCCGCGGCGGTGCTCGCGGGGCATGTCGGGCAGACGATCATGGTCGTACGCGCCGACGAAACGCTCGAATCGGCGCTGCGCGACGCGATCGGCCTGATGGGCGCGTGCCCGCACATCCAGCTGCTCCTCAACGGGGTCAAATTCTCGCCGGGCGGACGCCGCTTCGGCACCTATTACGGACAGGGAGGCGCGTGATGCGCACTACCACCATGCGTCATGGCGCGACGCTGGCGGCCCTCTTGCTCGCCGGGACGGCGACGGGCGCGCACGCCCAAGTTTCGGGTGACCCCGGCACGGGCAGCGGCAACGCGCCTGCGGCCGGCGCGCCGGCATCCGAGGGCCGTGCGGCGAAGCGCGCCGAAGGCCGCCGGGCGCAGCGGCAGGTCGACGTCAGCCCCTATCTCGAAATCGGCCAGGTGCTGACCGCCGACCTCAAGAATGGCGGCGATGTCCTGACCTATACGAACCTCGCGGTCGGCGTCGACGCGTCGATCGTGACGAACCGCGCCGAACTCGCCGGCACGCTGCGCTACGAACATAATATCGGATGGAATGGCGGCCTCGGCGATTCGGACACAATCAGCGGCCTCGCCCGCGGCCGGATCGAGGCCGCACGCGGCCTGAATCTCGAAGGCGGCGCGCTCGCCACGCGCTCGCGCGCCGACGGGCAGGGCGCCGCGAGCGGTCTGTTGATCGGCGACGCCAGCAACGTCGCGAACCTCTATTCGCTCTATGCTGGCCCGACCTTCGCGCGCCGCATCGCCGGGCTCGACGTCGGCGCCGGCTATCGCTTTGGCTATACCAAGGTCGATGTGGACCAGCCCCCGATCCTCTCGCCGGGCTCGCAGCCGCAGGATATTTTCGACAGCTCGACGAACCATGTCGCGTGGGCCAGCGTCGGTGCGCGGCCGGGCGACCTGCCGTTCGGATGGCAGGTGTCGGGCGGGTACGAGCGCGAGGATGCGAGCCAGCTCGACCAGCGCTACGAGGGTAAATATGCCCGCGCCGACGTGACGGTGCCGATCGGCCCGACGGTCGCGCTGCTCGGCGGCGTCGGCTATGAGGATATCGAAATCGGCCAGCGCAATCCGGTGGTCGACGCCAATGGCGTGCCTGTGCGCGATGCCAGCGGCCGTTTCATCACCGATAAATCGACCCCGCGCCAGCTTTCGTTCGATACCGACGGGCTGATCTGGGACGCCGGTGTGATGTGGCAGCCGAGCCGCCGCACATCGCTTACGGCCAGAGTCGGCCGCCGTTATGGCGACACCATCTACACCGGCAGCTTCACCTATCGCGCCGACCATGCGACCTCGATCCAGGTTGGCGTCTATGACGGATTGTCCAGCCTTGGCCGCGGCCTGTCGGGCGGGCTTGCCGCGCTGCCGACGCAATTCGACCCGATCCGCAATCCGATCAGCGGCGACATCAATCCGTGCGTCTTCGGCCAGCAGGGCGGCGGCTGCCTCAGCAACCAGCTCGGCAACGCGACCTCGGCGCAATATCGCAGCCGCGGCGTGCAGGCGACTTTGTCGTCGCGCTTCGCCGGCTGGAGCTACGGCGTCGGCCTCGGTTACGACCAGCGCAAGCTGCTCGCGCCGTTGCTGTCGCCGATCGGCAGCCTCAACGGCATCAAGGACGAGAATTATTATCTCTTCGTGTCGGCGGCGCGTCAGCTCGACGTCGATTCCGACCTCTCCTTGTCGGGTTATGTCAATTATTTCGACAATGGCGCGCCGGGCGCCAGCGACGTCCAGTCGGCGGGTCTGACCACATCCTATTCGCGGCGCTTCTGGCGCGGCCTCACGGGGACCGCGGCGGCCAGCCTCAACGCCTTCGACCAAGAAGGCTTCAACAGTCAGCTTATCGGTTCAGCTTTGGTGGGACTTCGTTACAACTTCTGACCAAGCAACGGGAATTTTTGCGATGTACGATCAGTTCTATGGTTTCACCGGGCGTCCGTTCCAGCTGACGCCAGACCCGCATTTCTATTTCGAAAGCGGCACCCACCGCAAGGCGATGTCCTACCTGGGTTACGGCCTTGCGCAGGGTGAAGGCTTTATCGTCATCACCGGCGATGTCGGCGCGGGCAAGACGACGCTCGTCGGCCATCTGATGAACACGATCGACGCCAACCGCCTGACCGCGGTCAAGCTGGTGTCGACACAGGTCGAGGGCGACGATCTTCTCCGCCTCGTCGCCGAACAGTTCGGCATCGAATGGGAAGGGCAGAGCAAGGCCGAACTGCTGCGCTCGATGGAGCAATATCTGCGCGAACAGGCGCGCGCCGGCCGCCGCACGCTGCTGATCGTCGACGAGGGGCAGAATCTTGCGATCTCGGCGCTCGAAGAGCTGCGCATGCTGTCGAACTTCCAGCTCGGCGGCCATTCGTTGCTGCAGATCTTCCTGCTCGGCCAGCCCGAATTCCGCCAGACCTTGTTCCACTCGCCGGCGCTCGAGCAGCTTCGCCAGCGCGTGATCGCGACGCACCACCTCGATCCGATGGAACCCGAGGAGGTCGAACCCTATATCTTGCACCGTCTCGGCAAGGTCGGCTGGACGGGCAACCCCAGCTTCAGCCCCGACGCGTTCGAGGAAATCTTCGACTATAGCGAGGGCGTGCCGCGCAAGCTCAACGTGCTCGTCAGCCGCCTGCTGCTCTACGGCGCGGTTGAACAGATGAACCGCATCACCGCGCAGAATGTGCGCTCGGTGGTCGCCGAGATCGAGGCCGATCGCGGCATCGACGCGACGACACTCGCGCCGCTGCCCGTCGAAGAGGTTGTTGCCGCCGCCGCCGCGGCAGTGGCACCGACCCCCGCACCCTTCGCCGTTCCGACGCCCGCGAATGAAGCGCCGCTCGAATGGCCGCAGCGCGCCGCCGAGCCCGCCGCCGATGGCCGTCCGCCCTTTGCCGCGCCCGCCGAACCGGCGCGCGTTGTCCCGCTGACCCCGCCGAAGCCGGTGGAGCCCGAGGCCGAGGTTCTGGAGCTCGCGCCCGAGCCCGCGGCCGAAGCACCCGCTCCGGCGGCACCCGCGATCGACCCCGAACATCTTGCGGCGCTCGAAGGGCAGATCGCCTCGCTCGAGGCGCGGCTCGTCGAACAGGATGCCGCGCTCCGCCGCGTGCTCGACCTGTTGATCGAATGGGTCGAGCGCGATCCGGACAATGCACCCAACCCGCAGAATTCGCGGACCTGGGCTGCCTGACAACCGGGCCAAAATCGGCTATCCCGCTGATGAAGGTGAGGAAAAATGCAGAACGGCCTGTCGGTCGATGTCGAGGACTGGTTCCAGGTCGGCGCCTTTGAGCGCACGATCGACCGCGCCGACTGGCCGAGCCTCGAATGCCGCGTCGAGGCGAATTGCGACGCGGTGCTGCAAATTTTTGCCGATGCGGGCGCCAAGGGCACCTTTTTCACCTTGGGCTGGGTGGCCGAACGCTATCCCGCGCTGATCAAGCGCATCGTCGCGGCGGGGCACGAACTTGCCAGCCACGGCTATGACCATAAGCGCGTGTTCAACATGACCGCCGACGAATTCGCCGCCGACCTGAAGCAGACACAGGCGATCCTTGAAGACCTCGGCGGGGTCGCCGTGCGCGGCTATCGTGCGCCGAGCTTCTCGGTCGATACGCGCACGCCGTGGGCGCATGCGGTGCTCGCCGAACAGGGCTATGCCTATTCGTCGAGCGTCGCGCCGGTCGTCCACGACCATTATGGCTGGCCGCAAAGTCCGCGCCAT from Sphingopyxis sp. CCNWLW2 encodes:
- a CDS encoding P-loop NTPase gives rise to the protein MNDQRKVKRPPSLLERAADMFGLDPAANAPTIDVSKLPPEAPKKAKTAKPEPAAEAPQPEILDPVVEAAPSVEAAPAAPKPSPRKDVAKAAPAIVPTRQGTIDRARLASRGMIVPGTPVTGISEEYRIVKRELIRNFGGVGNRPILPRGHRVLIASANPGEGKTFSAVNLALSLAVEADHDVLLIDADIAKPSVLEALGLDDGPGLMDALADPHLPLGDCLIQTDIPGLKVMPAGTGHMHDTELLASARTEALLAQLEQGAPGRILIIDSPPVLAASPAAVLAGHVGQTIMVVRADETLESALRDAIGLMGACPHIQLLLNGVKFSPGGRRFGTYYGQGGA
- a CDS encoding XrtA/PEP-CTERM system-associated ATPase, producing MYDQFYGFTGRPFQLTPDPHFYFESGTHRKAMSYLGYGLAQGEGFIVITGDVGAGKTTLVGHLMNTIDANRLTAVKLVSTQVEGDDLLRLVAEQFGIEWEGQSKAELLRSMEQYLREQARAGRRTLLIVDEGQNLAISALEELRMLSNFQLGGHSLLQIFLLGQPEFRQTLFHSPALEQLRQRVIATHHLDPMEPEEVEPYILHRLGKVGWTGNPSFSPDAFEEIFDYSEGVPRKLNVLVSRLLLYGAVEQMNRITAQNVRSVVAEIEADRGIDATTLAPLPVEEVVAAAAAAVAPTPAPFAVPTPANEAPLEWPQRAAEPAADGRPPFAAPAEPARVVPLTPPKPVEPEAEVLELAPEPAAEAPAPAAPAIDPEHLAALEGQIASLEARLVEQDAALRRVLDLLIEWVERDPDNAPNPQNSRTWAA
- a CDS encoding XrtA system polysaccharide deacetylase, which gives rise to MQNGLSVDVEDWFQVGAFERTIDRADWPSLECRVEANCDAVLQIFADAGAKGTFFTLGWVAERYPALIKRIVAAGHELASHGYDHKRVFNMTADEFAADLKQTQAILEDLGGVAVRGYRAPSFSVDTRTPWAHAVLAEQGYAYSSSVAPVVHDHYGWPQSPRHAWRPLADSALVEWPVTTARFAGRTLAAGGGGFMRMLPYGFTRWAIARMNEEGHPAILYFHPWEIDPGQPRVADAPIRSKIRHYSGLSAMAGKLRKLLADFEWTRADDLLPAQQQRALPWRAAA
- a CDS encoding XrtA system polysaccharide chain length determinant, with the protein product MTSLYDEFRVALHSVWTRRWLVLAVAWGICILGWLAIASIPNRYDSRARLLVDVNEILPDDAQIGGGRPQIDQIRETLTSARNMEKVAATTGLLPAGANEREKAGAVGMLQKSIKVIPQQDNIFEITSSVAVGSLSDADNAKLASGVLDSLITVFRDDQLRGGRMNAREGLKFLDAQIADREKALREVEARRAAFEAQNIGLIPGGSGSPAQRVEAARAELGQIDSQLVSAQAQLAAANGQLSSTPATINVPGMGGVGGGVARQQLAGAQNELSSMRARGLTDAHPDVIALKSQIASLKAMADREGAGGGSGGNSQNPAYASLSAMRAERQATVSALSSRKAQLTGDIAKITSQQIQNPGIAAEYDRINGEYTAFKAQYDKLLAQREQVRMRGEVQTETDAIKIELLDPPSKPTSPAAPNRPLFLTLVLLAGIGGGVGAAFGLGQVRTSYATAAKLERASGLPVIGSITEVVTAERHLDRRKKLVWLASGGGALVGLYALLLVAEFIQRGMVA
- a CDS encoding XrtA/PEP-CTERM system exopolysaccharide export protein, giving the protein MASFPSLRIARAALVSGIAATALTGCMGAGGNAPQLPSANFVQNQEGPGEEYIIGPLDELQIFVWRNPELGGKVQVRPDGRITTPLITDMPAVGKTPTMLQQDLKLQLSQYITDPIVSVIVTSFNSTFSQQVRVVGATEKPASIPFRANMTVLDAMIAVGGLGEYAAGNKARLVRFDKGSGKQQEFGLRLNDLIKRGDIKANVRLQPGDVIIIPESMF